Sequence from the Verrucomicrobiota bacterium genome:
GCCTGGACGAAATGGCGACTCCCGAAATCAAGTCATTGCTCAAAGCGGCCGTTCTTTGGGGCCTCGATGGCGTTGGTGATTAGTCAGCTTGATTTAAGAAAATCAAAGCACTCGCCATCGTTACTTCTTAGCTTTCCCCCCAGCAAAGTCTTTATACCATCCTTCAATTTTTTCCGCATCCGGATTTCCGTCGAAAGTCACGATCCGGTAGTTTGCCTGATACACAAAACCGGGTTTGATTATAAAGGATCCATCAATCACTGGGGAAAACACAAAATAGGGCATCCTCGGATGCACCCGAACTGATTGCGGATAGCGAAAGTTGGACGGATGATCCATGACAACAAACCCAGCCTCCTCTTTGTCGATTGTGCCATACACTGCAATCCACTTTGGATGAGTATGATTACTTTCTTCGATGCCGCTGACTCCTTCACCGGTTAAAATCTTCATAGACCCTTCATAGTGTGCCTCGTCCTCAGGGCTCCAATGTCCACTGCCACGAAAGCCAAATCCGCCATAGTGGTAAGGATGTAAGTAAACTTCATTTTCTGTGGCGCAACCCTGCTCAATTTCAAAATCAATGATAAACGGATCTCTACTGTCATTTACTTTAATTTTCCACTCTTCATTGAGTGCGGGTCCTTGTTTTAAACTGATCTGCTGTAGTTTAGCCTCAAAGGAATCGTCTTTCACCGTGCCAAGCTTGGTGTGTTTGACCATACCAGTTCCTCCATGCTGATTCCAGAAATCGACTACCTCATGTTTAAATGTAGTCCGGGTCCAGGCATTAAAAATGGCGTGCTGATGGACATGACCAACCGGAAAGTCATCCGTGAGCACTTTGCCCGAAGGCGAGTAAAGTGGATGAATAAAACCGCTTCGCTCATATATCTTGTCCATGCCAGCCGGTGGTTGGACCATCTCCGTGTTATAGGTGAGTACCGGATTATCAGCTACGAAAACATGAACCGCTTCATCCGTTTTCTTCGTACTGACTTGAGCAGCAAGAGGAAAAGAAGCGAGGATCAATGAAGATAGAAAAGGAACCGATCTGATCATAAGAGATTTCATTTAAAGTAGTTTAAGAATTGGGGTAAATAAATGAATTGAACTAAATATAGGAGAGACCCGGGAACTAGCAATCTTGATCGGCGTGAGAATTCGTTCCAAACAGATACCACCGTTTTAATCAATTTAAGACGCAGCTGAAAACCCCTTACCAACCTGCTTTAAGTTCCGATTTTCTTATCCTTGCCCTACGGCTCTTCCTCTCTAATTCTCCAAAACACTATGGGATCTTTTTCATTTCATGCAGAGGACATCTATCATTTCGAAGAGCTTATAAGCCGTGAAGATAGAATGATCATGGCCGCGAGCCGTGAATATGCACAAAA
This genomic interval carries:
- a CDS encoding PmoA family protein, producing MKSLMIRSVPFLSSLILASFPLAAQVSTKKTDEAVHVFVADNPVLTYNTEMVQPPAGMDKIYERSGFIHPLYSPSGKVLTDDFPVGHVHQHAIFNAWTRTTFKHEVVDFWNQHGGTGMVKHTKLGTVKDDSFEAKLQQISLKQGPALNEEWKIKVNDSRDPFIIDFEIEQGCATENEVYLHPYHYGGFGFRGSGHWSPEDEAHYEGSMKILTGEGVSGIEESNHTHPKWIAVYGTIDKEEAGFVVMDHPSNFRYPQSVRVHPRMPYFVFSPVIDGSFIIKPGFVYQANYRIVTFDGNPDAEKIEGWYKDFAGGKAKK